In Neovison vison isolate M4711 chromosome 14, ASM_NN_V1, whole genome shotgun sequence, the following proteins share a genomic window:
- the ASPHD1 gene encoding aspartate beta-hydroxylase domain-containing protein 1, which yields MWRGNSPGGNPGAPTEGTGGELGGQGNWGLEDAPGLLARASLTIMPAWPLPLASSALTLLLGALTSLFLWYCYRLGSQDMQALGAGSRAAGVSRGPRGCSEAGRLGPGSSGEPGEGPRAEGLVCRRLRAYARRYSWAGMGRVRRAAQGGPGPGGGPEVLGIQRPGLLFLPDLPSAPFVPRDAQRHDVELLESSFPAILRDFGAVSWDFSGTTPLPRGWSQPLAPGCYQLLLYQAGRCQPSNCRRCPGAYRALRGLRTFMSANTFGNAGFSVLLPGARLEGRCGPTNARVRCHLGLKIPPGCELVVGGEPQCWAEGHCLLVDDSFLHTVAHNGSPEDGPRVVFIVDLWHPNVAGAERQALDFVFAPDP from the exons ATGTGGAGGGGAAACAGCCCCGGGGGGAACCCGGGAGCACCCACCGAGGGAACAGGTGGAGAACTGGGAGGACAGGGGAACTGGGGTCTGGAAGATGCCCCTGGCCTGCTGGCCAGGGCTTCCCTGACCATCATGCCTGCGTGGCCATTGCCCTTGGCCTCCTCAGCCCTCACCCTGCTCCTTGGAGCCCtcacttcccttttcctctggtACTGTTACCGCCTGGGCTCCCAAGACATGCAGGCTCTGGGAGCTGGGAGTCGGGCTGCCGGTGTCAGCAGAGGGCCTAGGGGATGCTCTGAGGCCGGCAGGCTGGGCCCAGGGAGCTCTGGGGAGCCTGGAGAAGGGCCCAGGGCAGAAGGCCTAGTGTGCCGTCGCCTGCGGGCCTACGCCAGGCGCTACTCCTGGGCAGGCATGGGTAGGGTGAGGCGGGCAGCTCAAGGTGGCCCAGGCcctgggggagggccagaggtcCTGGGCATTCAGCGCCCAGGCCTGCTTTTTTTGCCAGACCTGCCCTCAGCCCCCTTCGTGCCCCGGGACGCCCAGCGGCATGACGTGGAGCTCCTGGAGAGCAGCTTCCCTGCCATTTTGCGGGACTTTGGGGCTGTGAGCTGGGACTTCTCAGGGACTACTCCTCTGCCTCGGGGCTGgtcccagcccctggcccctggGTGCTACCAGCTCCTGCTGTACCAAGCAGGCCGGTGCCAACCCAGCAACTGCCGCCGGTGCCCGGGGGCCTATCGCGCACTGCGGGGGCTGCGGACCTTTATGAGTGCCAACACCTTCGGCAACGCTGGCTTTTCTGTCCTCCTGCCTGGGGCGCGGCTGGAGGGTCGCTGTGGGCCCACCAACGCAAGGGTCAGATGCCATCTGG GCCTGAAGATTCCTCCTGGCTGTGAGCTGGTGGTCGGGGGCGAGCCCCAGTGCTGGGCTGAGGGACACTGTCTACTGGTGGACGACTCCTTCCTGCACACAGTGGCTCACAATG GCTCCCCAGAAGATGGGCCTCGAGTGGTCTTCATCGTGGACCTCTGGCACCCCAACGTGGCCGGGGCCGAGCGCCAGGCCCTTGACTTTGTCTTCGCACCAGACCCTTGA
- the KCTD13 gene encoding BTB/POZ domain-containing adapter for CUL3-mediated RhoA degradation protein 1, producing the protein MSAEASSPAVAEAPSLEAPKPSGLEPGSAAYGLKPLIPNSKYVKLNVGGSLHYTTLRTLTGQDTMLKAMFSGRAEVLTDAGGWVLIDRSGRHFGTILNYLRDGSVPLPESTRELGELLGEARYYLVQGLIEDCQLALQQKRENLSPLCLIPTVTSPREEQQLLASTSKPVVKLLHNRSNNKYSYTSTSDDNLLKNIELFDKLALRFHGRLLFLKDVLGDEICCWSFYGQGRKIAEVCCTSIVYATEKKQTKVEFPEARIFEETLNILIYETPRGPDPALLEATGGAAGGGGAGRGEDEDNREHRVRRIHVRRHITHDERPHGQQIVFKD; encoded by the exons ATGTCGGCCGAGGCCTCGAGCCCGGCGGTGGCCGAGGCCCCGTCCCTGGAAGCCCCGAAGCCCTCGGGTCTCGAGCCTGGCTCCGCCGCGTACGGCCTGAAGCCGCTGATCCCGAACAGCAAGTACGTGAAGCTGAACGTGGGCGGCTCGCTGCACTACACCACGCTTCGCACCCTCACGGGGCAGGACACCATGCTCAAGGCCATGTTCAGCGGCCGCGCGGAGGTGCTCACGGACGCGGGAG GTTGGGTGCTGATTGACCGGAGCGGCCGCCACTTTGGTACCATCCTCAACTACCTGCGGGATGGGTCCGTGCCACTACCCGAGAGTACCAGAGAACTGGGGGAGCTCCTAGGCGAAGCTCGCTACTACCTGGTACAGGGCCTGATTGAGGACTGCCAGCTAGCACTGCAG CAAAAACGGGAGAACCTGTCCCCGCTGTGCCTCATCCCCACGGTGACATCTCCCCGGGAGGAGCAGCAGCTCCTGGCCAGCACCTCCAAG CCCGTGGTGAAGCTCCTGCACAACCGCAGTAACAACAAGTACTCCTACACCAG CACTTCAGACGACAACCTCCTTAAGAACATTGAGCTGTTTGACAAACTGGCCCTACGCTTCCACGGGCGGCTGCTTTTCCTCAAGGACGTCCTGGGGGACGAGATCTGCTGCTGGTCCTTCTACGGGCAGGGCCGCAAAATCGCCGAGGTGTGCTGCACCTCCATTGTCTATGCCACGGAGAAGAAGCAGACCAAG GTGGAATTCCCGGAGGCCCGGATCTTTGAGGAAACCTTGAACATCCTGATCTACGAGACTCCCCGAGGCCCAGACCCAGCCCTCCTGGAGGCCACGGGGGGTGCAGCTGGAGGTGGTGGGGCAGGCCGAGGGGAGGATGAGGACAACCGGGAGCACCGTGTCCGCCGGATCCATGTCCGGCGCCACATCACCCACGACGAGCGTCCTCATGGCCAACAGATTGTCTTCAAGGACTGA